GGTGTAGATACAGGTGGATACATACTATGTGGCGAAAGAAAAAAAGCCTCAAGCCTCAGCTGTGATTTGAACGTAGCCTTGATTTTACACAGATACGTATTTTCTTGTGCCATTTTAAATTGCTGGGCCatttaaaactctttccacacaaatGACACAAATAGGGTTTCACATTTTCATGACTTTTCAGGTGTATCTGTAAGTGTAATggcaaaataaattttttattacAATGATCACAATTAAATGGCCTTCTTCCAGAGTGAATGCAAAGGTGATTTTTGAAATAACACCTTTTTTCAAACCTCTTACCACAATCAGAACACTGCAATTTCTTTCCAGAATGAGTTTGCAAATGACAATTCAAGTCTTTTTTCTGTGTGAAGCTCTTCTTACATTGAAGACAAGAGAAAAGCCTCTCTCCAATGTGGACTCTCATGTGACTCTTAAGGTTTCCTTTAAccgtgaaactctttccacactgagggcaggtgtaaggctttctctccagtgtgaactcttatGTGAGTTTTAAGATTTCCTCTTTCGgagaagctcttcccacagAGTTTGCAGgggaaaggcttctctccagtgtgactCCTCATGTGGGTTTCAAGAGATGTTTTATATGCAAAACTCTGTTGACACCGAGGGCATccgaaaggcttctctccagtgtgaacacTCATGTGTGCATTAAGGGTTGCCTTATATCTGAAACTTTTCCCACACTCAGAGCATAtgtgaggtttttctccagtgtgaagaTTCATGTGAATCTTAAGGGTAACTTTATGATTgcaactttttccacactgctggcatttgaaaggcttctctccggtgtgaattctcatgtgaaccTCAAGGTGTTTATTTAATCGGAAACTCCTTCCACACTGCTGGCAtttgaaaggtttctctccagagTGAATTGCTATGTGCATGTTAAGACGTTTCATGTCtgtgaaactttttccacacagATGACATACAAAACAATCCCCTTTTGAGTGAATCCTCAAGTGCTGATTAAGGGTTACTTTACGGCTAAAACACTTTCCACACTGATTCACATGGgaatggcttttctccagtgtgaatgtTCATATGATACTTAAAGTTTAGCTTTGTtgtgaagctctttccacattgttggcacgtgtaaggcttctctccagtgtggatatTCATGTGCTTTTTAAGGGCTGCTTTTCGAGTGAACTtgtttccacactgttggcaggtgaaaaaggctctctccagtgtgaacccCCATGTGGTCTTTAAGGCTCCTTTTCTGagtgaagctctttccacactgttggcaggtgaatggACTCTCTCcattgtgaattctcatgtggacattAAGGTGTCCTTTCTGAGTGAAACTTTcaccacattgttggcaggtgaaaaggctctctccagtgtgaatcctcatgtggactttaaggctccatttctgagtgaaactctttccacactgctgGCAAgtgaaaggcttttctccagtgtgaattctcaagtGGGCTTTAAGGTTTTGTTTTTGaccaaaactctttccacactgagggcatgtGTAATCACGGTTAGATTTGGTCTTCTGAGAAGTTTTTTGTGAGGATGTCTTTTTAGTCTGTGTGAATTTTTCTTCAGTCATGAAATCATGATGATTCTTAAACTGATTTTTCTCTTCCATTTCATTCACTTCTTGGCTCTTCTTTTTCAGTCTCATCaggtcttaaaaaaaaagagacacaaAATAACAGACATTACAACCAGCACCAAGTATGCTAGATCATATATGCACTAAgctactttattttaaggtgccATGGTTACAGTTACACATAAgtacttaatattataaatttacCAACATACTACATGTTTAAATTTTGGTTTCACGTTATTTTCTTgtgattatatataatttactgttgttacatgtacttactatagtaataacaatgAATAGTGTAGCAATGGTaaaacaaggacactgtaaaatagtgTTACCAATGTTTCCTGTAGGGCTGCCCTCGACTAAAGATTTTGCTGGTCGACTAGTAGTCCTTAATTTTAAGCGACTGTCGACTAATTGCACGTTTATCAATAAACCTTATATTACTGGGCTGTTGAATACTCAAATCTGATTGACCAGCGTTCTAAGGTGtgaaattattttcagggaaaagCACGGTAGTTCTAACAGGTCTTGACTGCATtgcagttccatatcacttcacCAAATATTTTCAGTTATCTCAGTAGGTCCTTAAAAAAAACGTAAAAGAAACAAGACCCACAACGACACAGACCAAGCAAATATAGTTAATaggataaaaatgacaaattattgtcatggtttttgccacaaaatacgTTTTATTGTGTCGTGAAAGCGACAAATAATCTCTCGCGCTCTTGCTCTTTTTCAAACGGAACAGTGTCTTTAAGGTGTGGTGACCGTAGTACAAGTGGAATAATTGACTCTGGGCtgttgaattcttagaaaataattcTCACCCAACGCTTTGCGTCGTGGCCTCATTACTACCTCAGGTAGTGATCAATTATGAGCCAATTATTCCTTAcgtataaatcataataaagagCCTTCAATGCCTACATAGCCTAGTTAGCACTCAAGCACATGCATACAAATTTGTCACTGGCGCACCGGCAGAAGTAATGAACATGAATGCGTCAGAAGAAGCAAGGCAATTGACCCTTTGCCAGGGAGTttattgacaagcgatctaaccaatcagaatgccaaatccgccattttgtcgaACAAAAGCAGTCAGGACTTAGGAGATTAACCTTggtggacttaaacttgaaaaatgatgtgtattgacgtctttccgagtcTGAAACAaaattccttctcatgttcattcatgtttatttgatgctataaattaactagtaggaagagatgatcattttacgagcctcttgaggtGAGGCGCTACAGAattctgtcacgacacattaaagagccacaaaactatttttattgtttgaatttcttaaaaaactacacagtttgaaagctgagacttcgtttcatatcaaaagtaacctgctctgtcttgtctgtcgacgtgttgtcagtgtcctctttgctccgcgacgTATTTTTCACTCCGTGTGGCATGACAGTGTCACGGCTTGTCAAacaaaagcaacagtaactgGGGGTCGGGTCTTTGCTAAGGGTCAATTGCTTTaccattttaataattaattgataaacttgtgtttttctgtatttccgGCCACAGTGATGAAGTTGATGATGCTGACTCGTCATATCCGCAGTAGTGGATGCACCAGTATGAACGTTTCATACGGATTTCATAAcctgagaatttttttttcttttccatttgaattggttcatttaaaagtagacatttcactttctatagatatattattcatgtctgtgaggcaagtttacattaagttttgttttttttctctttctttttggcGAGCTCAAGTTCTCACAGAGAGACGGCAGAAATCGCACTGTTTggtttcattattttacaaaagcacgttttgttgttattgtgagtgcacacaaataaaagatgACGCTTCACAGATTCAAAAGATGTATTAGCCTACTCTTAtttgtatgaccaaaaattacagagtattttaagtgcaagtgatcgcaccgGCACCTCCATGTTAAGCCGCGGTCACACTGGACTTTGAACGTGCAAAATTTCATCGGATGCTGCAACAGTCGTGATGTGACGTCACAGTCTACAGCGTCTTTTTTAAAACCATGAATTCAACATATAACATATAGTAATACATtcaaactgtaaaaatatacaacctactcgactttactgcaaaaatatcattcttttaattcagccaagaggtcatgcTATGACGAATCGATTTTCTACTGGTTACACgtcaggtcagagttcaccaaacttctTTCGCACAAGCTTGCGTTTCCGGTCTGATGCATTCACATAcgtatgaatggaagtcaatggggcgaaaagtgcagtgtgaccgcACCTTTTAGCTGTCATGCAGTAAACATGCTACTATTAAGCTCCGCACATTTTCTAGGTTAACGTTAAAGCGAGTGACCATGTAAAGATGCTACTAACATGTTTgagataagccatatttgaggtcaaTGAATGATAGCGAGCGTTTGAA
Above is a genomic segment from Megalobrama amblycephala isolate DHTTF-2021 linkage group LG14, ASM1881202v1, whole genome shotgun sequence containing:
- the LOC125245924 gene encoding oocyte zinc finger protein XlCOF15-like; this encodes MKRLNMHIAIHSGEKPFKCQQCGRSFRLNKHLEVHMRIHTGEKPFKCQQCGKSCNHKVTLKIHMNLHTGEKPHICSECGKSFRYKATLNAHMSVHTGEKPFGCPRCQQSFAYKTSLETHMRSHTGEKPFPCKLCGKSFSERGNLKTHIRVHTGEKALHLPSVWKEFHG
- the LOC125245917 gene encoding gastrula zinc finger protein XlCGF49.1-like, yielding MRLKKKSQEVNEMEEKNQFKNHHDFMTEEKFTQTKKTSSQKTSQKTKSNRDYTCPQCGKSFGQKQNLKAHLRIHTGEKPFTCQQCGKSFTQKWSLKVHMRIHTGESLFTCQQCGESFTQKGHLNVHMRIHNGESPFTCQQCGKSFTQKRSLKDHMGVHTGESLFHLPTVWKQVHSKSSP